One genomic window of Moorella glycerini includes the following:
- a CDS encoding sigma-54 interaction domain-containing protein: MTVLNYDYLQRIAVIMASILKLDVTIVNHELVRVAGTGKYQQKIGCRLPEGSSFAYALRTGQEAIVCEAGQGICHACQWRQECVETAHVCSPIIIEGRPAGVIGLIAFDGLQKQQLLARVEDYKDFIGQMSALIASKMAEDSRIEQLKIAQSQIETIFQTVTAGMLLLDKEGRVVTGNQAAASILGLKQEGLTGKEITQIFNGTSFDLTRRWRREVARINKRATIRCLASLEPVITNGSYAGAVLTFTSLQDVHRLVGEVTGGHAGHGFENIIGASPALAKCKEKAATAAAGNSTVLITGETGTGKELLARAIHAASSRREKPFIAINCGAIPETLLESELFGYEEGAFTGAKRGGKPGKFQLADGGTLFLDEIGDMPLFLQVKLLRVIQEGAIERLGGLEKIPVDVRIIAATNQDLPRKVQRGEFRADLYYRLNVIPIEIPPLRRRKEDIPALLAHFLPLYCRRLQKPLPRLVPEVEKAFLAYDWPGNVRELENAVEYAVNMFSGTVITCAHLPLWLQENLSTQGNNRLTPLRELERRELQKALAVYGTSKEGKEQIARALGIGLATVYRKLKKYGLEQ; this comes from the coding sequence TTGACCGTTCTAAATTACGATTATTTACAACGAATAGCCGTGATCATGGCCAGCATTTTAAAACTGGATGTCACCATTGTGAACCATGAGCTGGTCCGGGTGGCCGGGACAGGTAAATACCAGCAAAAAATAGGTTGCCGGCTACCAGAGGGCTCATCTTTTGCTTATGCTTTGCGGACGGGCCAGGAGGCAATAGTATGTGAAGCCGGCCAGGGGATCTGCCATGCCTGCCAGTGGCGGCAGGAATGCGTAGAAACGGCTCATGTGTGCAGTCCCATTATTATTGAAGGGCGACCGGCCGGAGTTATAGGCTTGATTGCCTTTGATGGGCTGCAAAAACAGCAACTCCTGGCCAGGGTAGAGGATTACAAGGATTTTATCGGGCAGATGTCAGCCCTTATCGCCAGCAAAATGGCCGAAGACAGCAGGATCGAGCAGCTTAAAATTGCCCAAAGCCAGATTGAAACCATTTTCCAGACTGTCACCGCAGGGATGCTCCTTTTAGATAAGGAAGGGCGAGTGGTTACTGGCAACCAGGCGGCAGCCTCCATCCTGGGGTTAAAACAGGAAGGTCTAACCGGCAAGGAAATAACGCAGATTTTTAACGGCACCAGCTTTGATCTTACCAGGCGGTGGCGCCGGGAAGTTGCCCGCATAAACAAAAGGGCGACGATCAGGTGCCTGGCTTCCCTCGAGCCTGTAATTACCAACGGTAGTTATGCCGGGGCGGTTTTAACCTTTACTTCCCTTCAGGATGTGCATCGCCTGGTGGGAGAAGTCACCGGCGGCCATGCGGGCCACGGGTTTGAGAATATAATAGGCGCGAGCCCTGCCCTGGCAAAATGTAAAGAAAAGGCTGCCACTGCGGCGGCAGGGAATTCTACTGTTTTGATTACCGGGGAGACAGGAACCGGCAAAGAATTGTTGGCCCGGGCCATTCATGCTGCCAGCTCCAGGCGGGAAAAACCTTTTATTGCCATTAACTGCGGGGCTATCCCGGAAACTTTACTGGAAAGTGAACTTTTCGGTTATGAGGAAGGCGCCTTTACCGGGGCCAAACGGGGAGGCAAGCCGGGCAAATTCCAGCTTGCCGACGGCGGTACCCTTTTTTTAGACGAGATTGGCGATATGCCGCTTTTCCTGCAGGTGAAGCTGCTACGGGTTATCCAGGAAGGAGCTATTGAACGCCTTGGCGGCCTGGAGAAGATACCGGTAGATGTAAGGATTATTGCGGCTACCAACCAGGATTTACCCAGGAAGGTGCAGCGAGGGGAATTCCGGGCTGACCTGTATTATCGTTTAAATGTTATTCCTATTGAAATTCCCCCGTTGCGCCGGCGCAAAGAGGATATCCCGGCTTTGCTGGCTCATTTTTTGCCCCTGTATTGCCGGCGGCTGCAAAAACCTTTACCCAGGCTGGTACCGGAGGTGGAAAAAGCTTTCCTGGCTTATGATTGGCCGGGTAATGTCCGGGAACTGGAAAATGCCGTTGAATATGCCGTCAATATGTTTAGCGGTACGGTCATAACCTGTGCCCATTTACCTTTATGGTTGCAGGAAAATTTATCGACGCAAGGCAATAATCGCCTCACGCCGTTGCGCGAGCTGGAGCGTCGGGAACTGCAAAAAGCTCTGGCCGTTTATGGTACCAGTAAAGAAGGGAAAGAGCAGATAGCGCGGGCCCTGGGTATCGGCCTGGCTACCGTCTACCGCAAGTTAAAGAAGTATGGCCTGGAGCAATAA
- the kdpA gene encoding potassium-transporting ATPase subunit KdpA: MLSIDILQMTFFLLLLILLAIPVGFYMARVFNGEKTFLDPVLKPLERLVYRLAGVESGREMSWHEYAAMLLVFNFLGMVAVYLIQRFQGLLPFNPQHLGAVPPDLAFNTAASYMTNTNWQAYSGESTMSYFTQMAALTVQNFLSAATGIAVAIALIRGLARRTATTIGNLWVDLTRSILWVLLPLSLVLALILVSQGVIQNLYPYLTVTTIEGGRQTLAMGPVASQEAIKLLGTNGGGFFNANSSHPFENPTPLTNLLEMLAILVIPAGLTVTFGQMVGNRRQGLVILAAMLLLFVFALSAVYGSERYGNPQVAALGISGPTAMEGKEVRFGIGNSSLFATVTTAASCGAVNAMHDSLTPLGGLFPMLQMMLGEVVFGGVGAGLYGMLVFVILTVFIIGLMVGRTPEYLGKKIEAREMKMATLAVLIPAATILLGSALAAVTKAGNSSILNPGPHGLSEILYAFASGAGNNGSAFAGLNANTPFYNIALGLVMLIGRFGVILPVLAIAGSMAGKKAVPPGPGTFQTTSLLFTGLLATVVLIVGALTFFPALALGPVVEQLLMLAGKTF, encoded by the coding sequence ATGCTCAGCATCGATATCCTGCAAATGACTTTTTTCCTGCTGTTACTTATCCTTTTAGCTATACCGGTGGGTTTTTACATGGCCCGCGTTTTCAACGGCGAGAAGACTTTTTTAGACCCGGTGCTGAAACCCCTGGAACGACTGGTCTACCGTCTTGCCGGGGTTGAAAGCGGGCGGGAGATGAGCTGGCACGAGTATGCCGCAATGCTTCTGGTCTTTAATTTCCTGGGAATGGTCGCTGTTTACCTGATCCAACGCTTCCAGGGGCTACTGCCCTTTAATCCACAACATTTGGGTGCCGTGCCCCCAGACCTGGCCTTCAACACCGCGGCCAGTTATATGACCAATACCAACTGGCAGGCCTACAGCGGTGAAAGTACCATGAGCTACTTTACCCAGATGGCCGCCTTGACGGTGCAGAACTTTCTCTCCGCCGCTACGGGCATAGCGGTGGCCATCGCCCTGATTCGCGGCCTGGCCCGGCGGACAGCCACGACCATTGGCAATTTATGGGTTGATCTGACCCGCAGTATCCTTTGGGTTTTATTACCCCTTTCCCTGGTGTTGGCCCTGATCCTGGTTTCCCAGGGAGTCATCCAGAACCTGTACCCGTACCTTACCGTAACTACCATAGAAGGTGGTCGACAGACCCTGGCCATGGGACCAGTTGCCTCCCAGGAGGCCATTAAGCTGCTGGGCACCAACGGCGGTGGTTTCTTCAACGCCAACTCCTCCCACCCCTTTGAAAACCCTACTCCCCTGACCAACTTACTGGAGATGCTGGCCATCCTGGTCATCCCGGCGGGATTAACCGTTACTTTTGGCCAGATGGTAGGCAATCGCCGCCAGGGGCTGGTGATCCTGGCCGCCATGCTGCTCCTTTTTGTCTTCGCTTTAAGTGCGGTTTACGGCAGCGAGCGTTATGGCAACCCCCAGGTTGCTGCCCTGGGTATCAGTGGTCCTACTGCCATGGAGGGTAAAGAGGTCCGGTTTGGTATCGGTAACTCTTCCCTCTTTGCCACCGTTACTACCGCCGCTTCATGCGGTGCCGTTAACGCCATGCATGATAGCCTTACCCCCCTGGGAGGGCTGTTCCCTATGCTACAGATGATGCTAGGGGAAGTGGTTTTTGGCGGGGTAGGTGCCGGCCTGTACGGGATGCTGGTCTTTGTCATCCTTACTGTGTTTATCATCGGCCTGATGGTAGGCCGCACGCCAGAGTATCTGGGTAAGAAAATTGAAGCCCGGGAGATGAAAATGGCCACCCTGGCGGTACTTATCCCGGCAGCCACCATATTGCTGGGCAGTGCCCTGGCGGCGGTAACCAAGGCTGGCAACTCCTCTATCTTAAATCCCGGCCCTCACGGCTTGAGTGAAATACTCTATGCCTTCGCCTCCGGGGCTGGCAATAACGGGAGCGCCTTTGCCGGCTTAAACGCCAATACTCCCTTTTACAATATAGCTCTGGGTCTGGTCATGCTCATTGGCCGTTTCGGCGTCATTCTGCCGGTACTGGCCATCGCGGGGAGCATGGCGGGTAAAAAAGCTGTACCGCCCGGCCCCGGCACTTTTCAAACCACCAGCTTACTATTTACCGGCTTGCTGGCGACGGTGGTACTCATCGTCGGCGCCCTTACCTTCTTCCCGGCCCTGGCCCTGGGACCCGTGGTGGAACAACTATTAATGCTGGCCGGTAAAACTTTTTAA
- the kdpC gene encoding potassium-transporting ATPase subunit KdpC, which yields MTRKVLSAFLMLIIMTALTGIVYPLVTTGLARVLFPHQASGSLVLQGGQVIGSALIGQKFTGPRYFHGRPSAAGEDGYDAVSSGGSNLGPTNKKLLKTVKERLAAIRAENDLSPDTPVPSDLVTASASGLDPDITPQAAYLQVPRVARARNLPEDKVRLLVDRNITGRQFGIWGEPRVNVLKLNVELDNLSP from the coding sequence ATGACCAGAAAGGTCCTTTCTGCTTTCTTAATGCTGATAATAATGACGGCCCTGACAGGCATCGTCTATCCCCTGGTTACAACCGGCCTGGCCCGGGTGCTATTCCCCCACCAGGCCAGCGGCTCCCTGGTTTTACAGGGCGGGCAGGTGATAGGGTCGGCCTTAATCGGCCAAAAATTCACCGGCCCGCGCTATTTCCACGGTCGGCCCTCGGCAGCAGGAGAAGACGGTTACGATGCCGTCTCTTCCGGCGGTTCCAATCTTGGGCCCACAAACAAAAAACTGCTAAAAACTGTTAAAGAACGCTTGGCTGCAATAAGGGCTGAAAATGACCTGTCGCCCGATACACCGGTACCATCCGACCTGGTAACTGCCTCGGCCAGCGGTTTAGATCCAGATATCACCCCCCAGGCAGCCTATTTACAAGTACCCCGCGTTGCCCGGGCCAGAAATCTCCCCGAGGATAAGGTCCGGCTCCTGGTTGACAGGAATATTACCGGACGGCAGTTCGGCATTTGGGGTGAACCCCGGGTAAATGTGTTAAAATTAAACGTGGAGCTCGATAACCTCTCCCCTTAA
- the kdpF gene encoding K(+)-transporting ATPase subunit F: MLDLILGGLVTLGLLIYLIYALMKAEGL, from the coding sequence ATGTTGGATCTTATCCTGGGTGGTCTAGTTACCCTGGGATTACTCATTTACTTAATTTACGCCTTAATGAAAGCGGAGGGACTCTAA
- the kdpB gene encoding potassium-transporting ATPase subunit KdpB: protein MPRKDNLAPRLAGGRGGFNRALLIPAIKDAFRKLDPRLQSRNPVMFVVEIGALLTTFFTLRDLATGMRTLVALNIQLTVWLWLTVLFANFAEALAEGRGKAQAESLRRTRRETIAKKLINGKVQQIPASQLRKDDIVLVEAGDIIPGDGEVIEGIASVDESAVTGESAPVIRESGGDRSAVTGGTRVLSDRIKVRITANPGETFLDRMINLVEGARRQKTPNEIALTILLVSLTIIFLLAVATLEPFALYSGALAPVPILIALLVCLIPTTIGGLLSAIGIAGMDRLLKRNVLAMSGRAVEAAGDVDVLLLDKTGTITLGNRMATAFLPAPGVTEAILADAAQLASLADETPEGRSIVILAKNKFQLRERDLSSLKATFVPFSAHTRMSGVDLEGREIRKGAADAIEAYVRERGGTLPPEVKAAVEKVAKEGGTPLVVAEGARVLGVIYLKDVIKGGIKERFNELRRMGIKTVMITGDNPLTAAAIAAEAGVDDFLAEATPETKLKLIRDYQARGHLVAMTGDGTNDAPALAQADVGVAMNSGTQAAKEAGNMVDLDSNPTKLIEVVEIGKQLLMTRGALTTFSIANDVAKYFAIIPALFATTYPELKALNIMGLATPQSAVLSAVIFNALIIIALVPLALRGVAYRPLGANVILRRNLLLYGLGGLIVPFLGIKIIDLLLTALRLV from the coding sequence ATGCCCCGTAAAGACAATCTCGCCCCCAGGTTGGCCGGAGGCAGGGGCGGTTTTAACCGTGCCCTCCTCATACCGGCCATTAAAGACGCTTTTCGCAAGCTCGATCCCCGGCTTCAGTCGCGCAACCCGGTAATGTTCGTCGTTGAAATCGGCGCCTTGCTAACGACCTTTTTCACATTGCGTGATTTAGCGACCGGCATGCGCACCCTGGTTGCTCTAAATATCCAGTTGACCGTCTGGCTGTGGCTCACCGTCCTTTTTGCCAATTTTGCCGAAGCCCTGGCCGAAGGCAGAGGCAAAGCCCAGGCCGAATCCTTACGCCGTACCCGCCGCGAAACCATAGCTAAAAAGCTGATTAACGGTAAGGTGCAACAGATCCCGGCCTCTCAGCTTCGCAAAGACGACATTGTCCTGGTCGAGGCCGGGGATATTATCCCGGGTGACGGCGAGGTTATCGAAGGCATCGCTTCGGTTGATGAGAGCGCGGTAACCGGCGAATCGGCGCCGGTTATCAGGGAGTCGGGCGGTGATCGTAGCGCCGTCACCGGTGGTACCCGCGTCCTATCGGACAGGATCAAAGTACGCATAACGGCTAATCCCGGGGAAACTTTCCTCGACCGCATGATCAACCTGGTGGAAGGGGCGCGGCGGCAAAAAACGCCCAACGAGATCGCCCTGACCATCCTCCTGGTGAGTTTGACCATAATCTTCCTGCTGGCAGTAGCCACCCTGGAGCCCTTTGCCCTGTACTCTGGCGCCCTGGCGCCGGTACCCATTTTAATCGCCCTGCTGGTGTGCTTGATCCCGACCACCATCGGTGGCCTTTTGAGCGCCATCGGCATCGCGGGTATGGACCGCTTGCTCAAGCGCAACGTCCTGGCCATGTCCGGCCGGGCCGTGGAAGCTGCCGGCGACGTTGATGTCCTGCTCCTGGATAAGACCGGGACTATTACCCTGGGCAACCGCATGGCAACGGCTTTTTTACCGGCACCGGGAGTCACGGAAGCAATCCTGGCAGATGCTGCCCAGCTCGCCTCCCTCGCCGATGAGACGCCGGAGGGGCGAAGCATCGTTATCCTGGCAAAAAACAAATTCCAGCTCCGGGAAAGAGATTTGAGCAGCTTAAAAGCCACTTTCGTACCTTTCAGCGCCCATACCCGCATGAGCGGTGTTGACCTAGAGGGAAGGGAGATTCGTAAAGGTGCTGCCGATGCCATTGAGGCCTACGTCCGCGAACGTGGCGGTACCCTGCCCCCGGAAGTTAAAGCTGCCGTAGAAAAGGTGGCCAAAGAAGGCGGTACTCCCCTGGTAGTGGCGGAAGGCGCCCGGGTCCTGGGTGTCATTTACCTTAAAGATGTGATTAAAGGCGGTATAAAAGAGCGTTTTAACGAACTGCGCCGCATGGGGATTAAAACGGTAATGATTACCGGTGATAACCCCCTTACAGCGGCGGCTATTGCAGCCGAAGCCGGCGTGGATGATTTCCTGGCCGAAGCCACCCCGGAAACCAAGCTGAAACTAATCCGCGATTACCAGGCCAGAGGACACCTGGTAGCCATGACCGGGGACGGCACCAATGACGCTCCCGCCCTGGCCCAGGCCGATGTGGGCGTGGCCATGAACAGTGGCACCCAGGCGGCCAAAGAAGCCGGCAACATGGTTGACCTGGACAGCAACCCCACCAAGCTCATTGAAGTGGTGGAAATCGGCAAGCAGTTGTTGATGACCAGGGGGGCCCTGACTACTTTCAGCATTGCCAATGACGTAGCCAAATACTTTGCCATTATACCGGCCCTGTTTGCCACCACCTACCCTGAACTCAAGGCCCTGAATATAATGGGCCTGGCCACTCCGCAGAGCGCGGTTCTTTCGGCCGTAATTTTTAACGCCCTGATTATCATTGCCCTGGTACCCCTCGCTCTACGGGGAGTTGCTTACCGGCCCCTGGGAGCCAACGTCATCCTCCGCCGCAATCTCCTCCTCTACGGCCTGGGGGGGCTGATTGTACCCTTTCTCGGCATCAAAATCATCGACCTTTTGTTAACAGCGCTGCGGCTTGTCTAA